The following coding sequences lie in one Trichoderma breve strain T069 chromosome 1, whole genome shotgun sequence genomic window:
- a CDS encoding subtilase family domain-containing protein, whose protein sequence is MDSVSSGSPKVQPFSLLEQLGGYEDIPSYWEDLEFNYDEDITLGQIIQAVVKCLEMESKAPTEEIDAIILDQLRAILTYESEESLELQAKKIQLLQAATKDHAYYNQKQIKVRMIEMRLRCGGLIVKAMCYRHPKIAFQPCPDNHDIGGRSFLPSAFQLAAESRSEYILQIILDELLVTFEHDNNAYSESKSPVQQPQEIIRDGETAEKNMAEVVELLLNTFASLPLDVSSKVMDIIKIMVGRNPSLLNEKTWEIAVKTPSPEFVRLLLESNESKFLTEAHALFVVEKGTAQMWDMFPEKSRRGFISKKNCNFLHIAVSLGKVDMVEVLLKLEPTLIEIIAGEAGRESHEYPIQYLKKLEENPKVDEDGKAYKAIRDLLVHAMIRSQNFGLQKIREILKDSNAKDMSFQFPQFKSDAKNQSCTDYVQMLKVMNAKFFQYEKLLKYAAFPDLSGQAPFMGNEDLKQVHREVKDVFDWLKERGVEEVMTLTVEDRLHCPHSDEDVAACVNNFRVRVLKWRKLDIYLKNIDKDSIEELHLYSSGNQSVHDQWLVQIPQFKRLKRLYVYVVKDVLSPLKIDKVKNQLQEDLNTLHRKPGYPWTIHEEEASIDKDGDSERQDKIQSNLPKTQPRITSEAQSKITPEITLEIMSEVQPGIFTKISPDIQPEISPEISLDIQPDILAEIPSEIQTGILTKISPDIQLDTLNKIPSEIRPGITTEIQSTITPGILTEILPKIPAEMVDKVVAKIPTELLNRILAEIRAETLPTQPKTRYQIEVVPIQWLQLRENIIYRSLDHISSDLVGSHLARFIQNFSQYHYENIGTKKTKIALIDSGVVVVGGSHGENYERKEGKREKEEKEEKEGKEERKVVEEREENEGSASGSVLAQRIVEGISLVSRDNEEQPWWHATEPHGTQMATLICSINPFCELYVVKVAESNASGITGHNVAKAIDWARTKGVDIISLSLVTFSDPNKDMAAAIQAAKRDDIVITCSTADEGSIVARSVGEKKNDSVLSIAACDKWGNLLPQSQKTGFTYQFIGHNVHVGQVPYLESAESIEGSSVSTAVAAGMASLILACARISSSVKVNEGNDKGDRTKNWRFDTVKGKFDAMSKDTKGWVVLENLCGPGRLEKPYDFKKLVDETFTN, encoded by the exons ATGGATTCAGTCAGCTCTGGCTCTCCAAAAGTCCAGCCGTTTTCGCTACTAGAACAATTGGGGGGTTATGAAGATATACCGTCCTACTGGGAGGACCTGGAATTTAATTATGACGAGGATATAACACTTGGACAAATCATCCAGGCAGTCGTCAAATGCTTGGAAATGGAGTCAAAGGCACCTACCGAAGAAATCGACGCAATTATTCTCGATCAACTGCGAGCAATCTTGACGTACGAGTCTGAAGAATCACTAGAACTCCAAGCTAAGAAAATCCAGTTGCTTCAGGCAGCCACAAAAGATCACGCTTATTACAACCAAAAACAAATCAAGGTCAGGATGATCGAGATGCGACTGCGGTGTGGAGGCTTGATTGTGAAGGCTATGTGCTACCGTCATCCGAAGATAGCATTCCAGCCATGCCCGGATAACCATGACATCGGCGGGAGGTCTTTTCTTCCGTCCGCGTTTCAATTAGCAGCGGAATCAAGATCTGAATATATATTACAAATAATACTTGACGAGCTCTTGGTAACTTTTGAGCACGACAATAACGCCTATTCCGAGTCTAAATCGCCGGTGCAGCAACCACAGGAGATCATTCGCGATGGCGAAACCGCAGAAAAGAACATGGCGGAGGTTGTAGAGCTATTGCTCAATACCTTCGCCTCCTTACCACTTGACGTTTCATCTAAGGTTATGGATATCATCAAGATAATGGTGGGAAGAAATCCAAGTCTTCTCAATGAGAAAACTTGGGAAATCGCAGTCAAAACGCCATCACCAGAGTTCGTTCGTCTTCTACTGGAGTCAAATGAATCAAAATTTCTCACAGAAGCGCATGCTTTATTTGTCGTGGAAAAGGGAACTGCGCAGATGTGGGATATGTTTCCAGAGAAGTCTCGCCGCGGTTTCATTTCAAAGAAGAACTGCAATTTCTTGCATATAGCCGTATCACTGGGAAAAGTCGATATGGTGGAGGTACTCTTGAAGCTGGAGCCTACTCTAATAGAAATAATAGCGGGAGAGGCGGGGCGTGAATCGCATGAATATCCTATACAATATCTGAAGAAACTTGAAGAAAATCCGAAAGTTGATGAGGACGGCAAGGCGTATAAAGCCATTCGAGATCTACTTGTTCACGCCATGATTCGAAGCCAAAATTTTGGGCTTCAGAAAATTCGAGAAATACTGAAAGATTCTAACG CCAAGGATATGTCATTTCAATTCCCGCAGTTCAAGTCAGATGCGAAGAATCAAAGCTGTACAGACTACGTTCAGATGCTGAAAGTAATGAATGCCAAGTTTTTCCAGTATGAGAAACTTCTGAAATATGCCGCCTTTCCTGATCTGAGCGGCCAAGCGCCATTTATGGGCAATGAAGACTTAAAGCAAGTTCACAGAGAAGTCAAAGACGTTTTCGACTGGTTGAAGGAACGAGGCGTTGAAGAGGTAATGACCTTGACGGTAGAAGATCGCTTACACTGTCCACATAGTGACGAAGATGTGGCGGCATGTGTCAACAATTTCCGTGTCAGAGTTCTCAAGTGGAGAAAGCTGGACATATACCTCAAAAATATCGACAAAGATTCAATAGAGGAACTGCATCTCTATTCCAGTGGCAATCAATCTGTTCACGATCAGTGGTTAGTTCAAATACCACAATTTAAGCGG CTGAAACGACTATACGTGTATGTGGTAAAG GATGTTCTTAGTCCGCTTAAGATAGACAAAGTAAAAAATCAGCTTCAAGAAGATTTGAATACGTTGCATAGAAAACCCGGCTATCCATGGACAattcatgaagaagaggcgagTAttgacaaagatggagattccgaaagacaagacaagatccaatccaatctGCCTAAGACCCAACCGAGAATTACATCTGAGGCCCAATCCAAGATCACGCCTGAGATCACGCTTGAGATCATGTCTGAGGTTCAACCTGGCATTTTTACTAAGATCTCGCCTGATATCCAACCTGAAATCTCACCCGAGATCTCACTTGATATCCAACCAGATATCTTAGCTGAGATCCCGTCTGAGATCCAAACTGGCATTCTAACTAAGATCTCGCCTGATATCCAACTAGATACCTTAAATAAGATTCCGTCTGAGATCCGACCTGGGATTACAACCGAGATTCAATCTACGATTACACCTGGAATCCTAACTGAGATCTTACCTAAAATCCCAGCTGAGATGGTTGATAAAGTTGTTGCTAAGATTCCAACTGAGCTCTTGAATAGAATCCTAGCTGAGATACGAGCTGAGACGCTTCCGACCCAGCCTAAGACTCGATACCAGATCGAGGTTGTGCCAatacaatggcttcagctgcgagaaaatattatatacCGAAGCTTGGATCATAT TTCTTCGGATCTTGTTGGCTCGCATTTGGCAAGATTTATCCAAAACTTTTCTCAATACCACTATGAGAACATaggaacaaagaagacaaaaatTGCACTGATCGACAgtggtgttgttgtcgttGGAGGGTCGCACGGTGAGAACTACGAAaggaaagaaggaaaaagagagaaggaagagaaggaagagaaagaaggtaaggaagagaggaaagtggtggaagagagggaagagaatgaagggAGCGCATCTGGCAGTGTCCTGGCACAGCGAATTGTTGAAGGCATCTCGCTTGTCAGCAGGGACAATGAAGAACAACCATGGTGGCATGCTACTGAGCCACACGGCACCCAGATGGCAACACTTATTTGCTCTATAAACCCTTTCTGCGAACTTTACGTTGTCAAAGTCGCCGAGTCAAACGCGTCTGGAATAACGGGGCATAACGTAGCCAAG GCTATTGACTGGGCACGAACTAAAGGGGTAGACATAATATCCCTCAGCCTCGTTACCTTCTCAGACCCGAATAAGGACATGGCCGCTGCTATCCAAGCAGCCAAAAGAGATGATATTGTCATCACTTGCAGCACCGCAGATGAGGGCAGCATAGTTGCTCGCTCGGtgggcgagaaaaaaaacgacAGCGTCCTATCAATTGCCGCATGTGATAAATGGGGTAACTTACTCCCTCAAAGTCAAAAAACGGGCTTCACATACCAATTCATTGGTCATAATGTCCATGTCGGCCAAGTACCCTATTTAGAATCTGCTGAATCTATTGAGGGGAGCTCGGTCTCAACCGCAGTCGCTGCAGGAATGGCTTCACTTATTCTGGCATGTGCTCGGATTTCATCAAGCGTTAAGGTCAATGAGGGAAATGACAAAGGCGATCGTACGAAAAATTGGAGATTTGACACGGTAAAAGGTAAGTTTGACGCAATGTCAAAAGATACTAAAGGCTGGGTTGTTTTGGAAAATCTATGTGGACCAGGGCGACTTGAAAAACCGTACGACTTTAAGAAGCTAGTAGATGAAACTTTCACGAATTAG
- a CDS encoding short chain dehydrogenase domain-containing protein — MAEQLRYDGQVVVITGAGGGLGKAYATFFGSRGASVVVNDLGGTFKGEGNSTKAADVVVDEIKKAGGKAVANYDSVEFGERIIETAIKAFGRIDILINNAGILRDIAFKNLKDEDWDLIMKVHVTGAYKCSRAAWPHFRKQKYGRVINTASAAGLFGSFGQTNYSAAKLAMVGFTETLAKEGAKYNILSNVIAPIAASRMTETVMPPDVLKALRPEWIVPLVAVLVHSNNTENGAIFEAGAGHIAKLRWERSSGLLLKADDSYTPGAILKQWNKVIDFSNPQYPSGPNDFMTLLEDSMKMGPSEQGEKLDFTGRVALITGAGAGIGRAYALAFAKHGASVVVNDLVNPDTTVEEIKKLGGKAVGVKASAEDGDAVVKGAIDAFGRVDIVVNNAGILRDKAFTNMDDSLWNPVMNVHLRGTYKVTKAAWPYFLKQKYGRVINTTSTSGIYGNFGQANYAAAKCGILGFSRALALEGFKYGIYVNTIAPNAGTAMTATIMPKEMVDAFKPDYIAPLVLALSSDKCPNPTGGLYEVGSGWVGKTRWQRSGGHGFPINVPLVPEEVVKQWEKIINFDDGRADHPEKAQDGLEKIMANMENKSEGGSATAPENEHLAAIAEALNKEGSPTEYNLTERDAILYNLGVGAKRKELKYVFEGAEDFQVLPTFGVIPGFSAEMPFDFDTIVPNFSPMMLLHGEQYLEIRKFPIPTAGRLHSRGKLLEVIDKGSASIVKTGITTVNAETGEDVFYNEMTVFLRGAGGFGGAKKGQDRGPATAANEPPKRAPDVVVEEATGEEQAAIYRLSGDYNPLHIDPGFAKMGGFKAPILHGLCTFGVAGKAVYDKFGAFKNIKVRFAGPVIPGQTIVTEMWREGGKVVFQCKVKETGKLAIAGAAAELA; from the exons ATGGCTGAGCAACTGAGATACGACGGCCAGGTTGTGGTCATCACCGGAGCTGGCGGTGGTCTGGGCAAGGCCTATGCCACTTTCTTCGGCTCTCGAGGCGCCAGCGTGGTTGTCAACGACCTGGGCGGTACATTCAAGGGCGAGGGAAACTCTACAAAG GCTGctgatgtcgtcgtcgacgagaTCAAAAAGGCCGGCGGCAAGGCCGTTGCCAACTACGACAGCGTCGAGTTCGGCGAGCGCATCATCGAGaccgccatcaaggcctTTGGCCGCATCGAtatcctcatcaacaatgccgGCATCCTGCGCGACATTGCCTTCAAGAACCTCAAGGACGAGGACTGGGACCTCATCATGAAGGTTCACGTCACGGGCGCCTACAAGTGCTCCCGCGCCGCCTGGCCTCACTTCCGCAAGCAAAAGTACGGCCGAGTCATCAACACCGCCTCGGCCGCCGGTTTGTTTGGCAGCTTTGGCCAGACCAACTACTCGGCTGCCAAGCTCGCCATGGTTGGCTTCACCGagacgctggccaaggagggcgCCAAGTACAACATCCTGTCCAACGTCATTGCTCCCATTG CTGCTAGCCGCATGACCGAGACCGTCATGCCCCCCGATGTTCTCAAGGCTCTGCGCCCCGAGTGGATTGTGCCGCTCGTTGCCGTGCTCGTTCACTCCAACAACACCGAGAACGGCGCAATCTTCGAGGCCGGTGCTGGTCACATCGCCAAGCTGCGATGGGAGAGATCCAGCGGTCTCCTCCTCAAGGCCGACGACTCATACACCCCCGGCGCCATCCTGAAGCAGTGGAACAAGGTCATTGACTTCTCCAACCCTCAGTATCCCTCTGGCCCCAACGACTTCATGACCCTGCTGGAGGACTCCATGAAGATGGGCCCTAGCGAAcagggcgagaagctcgaCTTCACCGGCCGCGTCGCTCTTATCACTGGCGCCGGTGCTGGTATTGGACGTGCTTATGCTCTGGCCTTTGCCAAGCACGGCGCCTCTGTTGTCGTCAACGACCTCGTCAACCCTGACACCACCGTcgaggagatcaagaagctcggCGGCAAGGCTGTCGGCGTCAAGGCCTCCGCCGAGGACGGTGATGCCGTCGTCAAGGGCGCCATTGACGCCTTTGGCCGTGTCGACATTGTCGTCAACAATGCCGGTATCCTCCGTGACAAGGCCTTTACCAACATGGACGACAGCCTGTGGAACCCCGTCATGAACGTGCACCTGCGCGGTACCTACAAGGTCACCAAGGCTGCTTGGCCCTACTTCCTCAAGCAAAAGTACGGCCGTGTCATTAACACCACCTCCACCTCTGGTATCTACGGCAACTTTGGCCAGGCTAACTATGCCGCTGCT AAATGCGGTATTCTTGGCTTCTCCCGCGCCCTGGCTCTCGAGGGCTTCAAGTACGGCATCTACGTCAACACCATTGCCCCCAACGCCGGCACTGCCATGACCGCCACCATCATGCCCAAGGAGATGGTCGACGCCTTCAAGCCCGACTACATTGCTCCCCTTGTCCTCGCCCTCAGCAGCGACAAGTGCCCCAACCCCACTGGCGGCCTGTACGAGGTCGGCAGCGGCTGGGTCGGCAAGACTCGATGGCAGCGAAGCGGTGGCCACGGCTTCCCCATCAACGTGCCTCTAGTGCCCGAGGAGGTCGTCAAGCAGTGGGAGAAGATTATCAACTTTGACGATGGCCGTGCGGATCATCCCGAGAAGGCTCAGGACGGCCTGGAGAAGATCATGGCCAACATGGAGAACAAG AGCGAGGGTGGTTCTGCTACCGCCCCCGAGAATGAACATCTCGCCGCTATTGCTGAGGCTCTCAACAAGGAGGGCAGCCCTACCGAGTACAACTTGACGGAGCGTGATGCCATTCTGTACAATCTCGGTGTTGGCGCCAAGCGAAAGGAGCTGAAATATGTCTT TGAGGGCGCAGAAGACTTCCAAGTCCTCCCCACATTCGGCGTCATCCCGGGCTTCAGCGCAGAAATGCCCTTTGATTTTGACACCATTGTGCCAAACTTCtcgcccatgatgctgcTCCACGGCGAGCAGTACCTTGAGATTCGCAAGTTTCCCATTCCTACCGCCGGTCGCCTGCATTCTCGCGGGAAACTCCTCGAGGTCATTGACAAGGGCTCTGCTTCCATTGTCAAGACTGGCATTACCACTGTTAATGCTGAGACTGGCGAGGATGTATTTTATAATGAGATGACTGTCTTTTTGCGCGGCGCGGGAGGTTTTGGCGGAGCGAAGAAGGGTCAAGATAGGGGTCCCGCGACGGCAGCCAACGAGCCTCCCAAGCGTGCACccgatgtcgtcgtcgaagAGGCCACGGGCGAGGAGCAGGCGGCGATTTACCGTCTGAGCGGCGATTACAACCCTTTGCATATCGATCCTGGGTTCGCCAAGATGGGAGGCTTCAAGGCGCCCATCCTGCACGGCCTGTGCACGTTTGGCGTTGCAGGAAAGGCTGTATACGACAAGTTCGGCGCGTTTAAGAATATTAAAGTGAGGTTTGCGGGGCCGGTGATTCCGGGGCAGACGATTGTGACGGAGATGTGGAGGGAGGGAGGAAAGGTTGTGTTTCAGTGCAAGGTGAAGGAGACGGGCAAGTTGGCGATTgcgggtgctgctgctgaacTTGCGTGA
- a CDS encoding extracellular mutant protein 11 domain-containing protein, whose product MPASLKERSSRLQMFARLKSDNEVRNKSNADVNTNGNLNGNAAVQQTREPERYQSSAPPAFSSAVERRELADSARVPIPGANARQPSAHQRRFSQPPPESVPRSHSQSPASQHRPMDIFTGSQLGDSFMNSGLTTPQYEPSEADHEPMPDKKNTIVTAPAPAVSIAAPAAITRPAPRYNFDRRFLPNDGAAFQLGEDLLMRVVPTNGHRNAASTYMNDGFNRTAVNGYNRPPGNYRPTYARLEASPEKQPVLPMRDIKVRHVPRPRQFEYDDREKRSTSPAFANRGRPMRDRIDDFRPMARFRDLEEVEDEEGAAYEEENGDQDDGTSTVGGREDGHATPRVRGHPLSPHRAALERLMTTTIPPFKPAAPKDKKRRRGSLDYDDMALSNMAYADLDKEPFDFDPSKATAQTSTGAPAGTVEARVARIEQGMHQSEKEQRLMFANMDFDDWEEAGDWFAEQFSEIMHKMRVVRRNKRKVMREFEDEAASREEAVREQTVAIDKKLNRMLQEGQRLMTPNDAKAAQQ is encoded by the coding sequence ATGCCGGCCTCGTTGAAGGAGCGATCGAGCCGGCTGCAGATGTTTGCACGCCTCAAATCCGACAACGAAGTCAGAAACAAGTCCAATGCCGACGTCAACACCAATGGAAATCTCAACGGCAATGCGGCAGTCCAGCAGACTCGCGAGCCAGAGCGCTATCAGAGCTCTGCTCCACCAGCCTTCTCGTCGGCTGTAGAACGAAGGGAATTGGCGGACAGCGCTCGAGTTCCTATCCCAGGAGCCAATGCTCGCCAGCCCAGCGCACATCAGCGGAGATTTAGCCAGCCGCCGCCCGAGTCGGTGCCGCGATCCCATTCGCAGtccccagccagccagcatcgCCCCATGGACATATTTACGGGCTCCCAATTAGGCGACAGCTTTATGAATTCTGGCCTAACAACGCCGCAGTACGAGCCATCCGAAGCCGATCACGAACCAATGCCGGATAAGAAGAATACAATTGTtactgctcctgctcctgctgtCTCGATCGCTGCTCCGGCCGCCATCACCAGACCTGCTCCCCGCTACAATTTTGATAGGAGATTTCTCCCCAATGACGGTGCCGCCTTTCAGCTCGGAGAAGACCTCCTCATGAGAGTAGTTCCAACTAATGGACACCGTAACGCCGCATCCACATACATGAACGATGGTTTCAATCGAACCGCCGTCAATGGGTACAACAGACCACCCGGAAACTATCGACCAACCTACGCTCGACTAGAGGCATCGCCAGAGAAACAACCCGTGTTGCCCATGCGCGATATCAAGGTTCGACATGTGCCGAGGCCGAGACAGTTTGAGTACGAcgacagagaaaagaggagcaCATCCCCTGCTTTTGCAAACAGAGGGCGGCCGATGAGAGATAGAATAGACGATTTCCGTCCCATGGCCAGATTTAGAGACCTAGAGGAGGtagaggatgaggagggggCAGCTTacgaagaggagaatggaGACCAGGACGATGGCACATCCACTGTGGGTGGCCGCGAAGACGGACATGCCACTCCGAGAGTGAGAGGGCATCCTCTATCACCACATCGAGCTGCGCTGGAGCGCCTCATGACGACAACCATCCCACCTTTTAAACCAGCGGCGCCTAAAGACAAGAAACGCCGACGGGGAAGCCTCGATTACGATGACATGGCTCTCAGCAACATGGCCTACGCCGATCTCGATAAAGAACCATTCGATTTTGACCCCTCCAAGGCGACAGCGCAGACCAGTACGGGTGCTCCTGCGGGTACTGTGGAAGCTCGCGTCGCAAGGATAGAACAGGGCATGCACCAGAGCGAGAAGGAGCAGCGCCTCATGTTTGCAAACATGGATTTCGACGACTGGGAAGAGGCGGGCGACTGGTTTGCCGAGCAGTTTTCCGAGATTATGCACAAAATGAGAGTGGTTAGGCGTAACAAGCGGAAAGTGATGAGGGAGTTTGAGGACGAGGCAGCCTCTCGCGAGGAGGCGGTCCGGGAACAGACAGTGGCTATTGACAAAAAATTGAACCGGATGCTGCAGGAGGGCCAGCGTTTGATGACTCCAAACGACGCCAAGGCTGCCCAGCAGTGA
- a CDS encoding cullin family domain-containing protein — translation MGMPAVPNREDIKATWKYLEDGITRIMNDLEQGMDMQMYMGVYTAVHNFCTSQKAVGLSGPTMTTSHRGAHLLGEDLYNHLIKYLQRHLADLVQASKSHTDEALLAYYIKEWNRYTVAAKYIHHLFQYLNRHWVKREIDEGKKNIYDVYTLHLVQWRKVLFEQVSEKVMDAVLKLVEKQRNGETIEYGQIKQVVDSFVSLGLDEADPSKSTLDVYRYHFERPFLAATKEFYQAESKQFVAENTVVEYMKKAEARLAEEEERVNMYLHQDIALPLKRCCNQALIADHSLSLREEFQVLLDNDREEDMARMYNLLSRIPDGLDPLRTRFETHVRKAGLAAVQKVQSSEGDKLEPKVYVDALLEIHTQYQGLVKRAFTDEPEFTRSLDNACREFVNRNEVCKSGSNKSPELLAKYTDVLLRKSTTSIEEADLERTLSQIMTVFKYIEDKDVFQKFYSRMLARRLVHSNSSSDDAETSMISKLKEACGFEYTNKLQRMFQDMQISKDLNKEFRDHLETVGNAKAVDSTFSILGTGFWPLTPPSTHFDPPPEISAEIERFVRFYKHKHDGRKLTWLWHLCKGEIKAGYCKNSKTPYTFQVSIYQMSILLLFNEKDSYSYDDISSATQLSSEVLDQALAVILKAKVLLMDGGDKPGPGKTFRLNYDFKSKKIRVNLNLGGVKEAKQEEVETNKTIEEDRKLVLQSAIVRIMKARKKMKHTQLVSETINQIRSRFVPKVGDIKKCIEILLDKEYLERLDDDELGYLA, via the exons ATGGGAATGCCTGCGGTTCCAAACCGTGAGGACATCAAAGCAAC ATGGAAGTACCTGGAGGATGGCATCACCCGCATCATGAACGACCTCGAACAGGGCATGGACATGCAAATGTACATGGGAGTCTATAC CGCCGTCCACAACTTCTGTACCTCGCAGAAAGCCGTCGGCCTTAGCGGCCCTACCATGACTACAAGTCATCGCGGAG CTCACTTGTTGGGTGAAGATCTCTACAACCACTTGATTAAATACCTCCAGCGTCATTTAGCGGACCTCGTCCAGGCATCCAAATCCCACACAGACGAGGCTTTGCTAGCCTACTACATCAAAGAATGGAACCGATACACCGTCGCTGCCAAATACATCCATCACCTGTTTCAGTATCTTAATAGGCACTGGGTCAAGCGGGAAATCGACGaaggcaagaagaacataTACGATGTCTATACTCTACACCTCGTCCAATGGCGCAAAGTGCTGTTCGAGCAGGTCTCAGAAAAGGTCATGGACGCCGTTCTAAAGCTTGTGGAGAAACAGAGAAACGGCGAGACCATCGAGTACGGCCAGATCAAACAGGTCGTCGACTCGTTTGTGTCCCTTGGCCTGGACGAGGCCGATCCATCCAAGTCGACGCTCGACGTGTATAGATATCACTTTGAGCGCcccttcttggcagcaacAAAGGAATTCTACCAGGCCGAGTCCAAACAATTTGTCGCTGAGAACACTGTCGTTGAGTACATGAAAAAGGCAGAGGCGCGACtggcagaggaggaagagcgcGTCAATATGTACCTTCACCAGGACATTGCGCTTCCTCTCAAGAGATGCTGTAACCAAGCTCTTATTGCCGATCATTCCCTGTCTCTGAGGGAAGAGTTCCAGGTACTTCTAGACAACGATCGTGAGGAAGACATGGCTAGAATGTACAATCTGTTATCTCGCATCCCCGACGGCCTTGATCCGCTGCGCACCAGATTCGAAACCCATGTCCGGAAAGCAGGGTTGGCCGCCGTCCAAAAAGTTCAATCGTCTGAGGGTGACAAGCTGGAGCCCAAGGTCTACGTCGATGCCTTGTTGGAGATACACACCCAGTATCAGGGCTTGGTGAAGAGGGCCTTTACCGATGAACCCGAATTCACGCGGTCTTTGGACAACGCCTGCCGCGAGTTTGTCAATCGAAACGAGGTGTGCAAGTCTGGGTCTAACAAGTCACCCGAGCTGCTCGCCAAGTACACAGATGTCCTCTTGCGCAAGAGCACCACAAGCATCGAAGAGGCCGATCTGGAGCGAACCCTGTCCCAGATCATGACCGTCTTCAAGTACatcgaggacaaggacgttTTCCAAAAGTTTTACTCCCGCATGTTGGCCAGGAGATTGGTGCACAGCAACTCGTCCTCGGACGATGCTGAGACCAGCATGATTAGCAAGCTAAAGGAAGCCTGTGGGTTTGAATACACCAACAAGCTTCAGCGCATGTTCCAAGATATGCAGATCTCAAAGGATCTTAATAAGGAGTTCCGAGATCACTTAGAGACTGTCGGTAatgccaaggctgttgattCTACATTTTCTATCTTGGGCACAGGTTTCTGGCCATTGACACCACCAAGCACCCATTTCGACCCGCCTCCGGAAATTTCCGCCGAGATTGAGCGATTCGTCCGATTctacaagcacaagcatgaCGGCCGTAAGTTGACTTGGTTGTGGCACTTGTGCAAGGGTGAGATCAAGGCCGGTTATTGCAAGAACAGCAAGACGCCCTATACTTTCCAGGTTTCAATCTATCAAATGTCTATTCTCCTCTTGTTCAACGAGAAGGACAGCTACTCCTACGATGACATCTCCAGCGCCACCCAGCTGAGCTCCGAGGTGCTCGACCAAGCCCTGGCCGTAATTCTCAAGGCAAAGGTGCTGTTGATGGATGGCGGCGATAAGCCCGGACCCGGCAAGACTTTCCGCCTCAACTACGActtcaagagcaagaagatcAGGGTGAACCTCAACCTTGGCGGCGTCAAGGAGGCGAAGCAGGAGGAAGTCGAGACGAACAAGACCATCGAAGAGGACCGCAAGTTGGTATTGCAG TCTGCAATTGTTCGTATTATGAAGGCgcg